The Metabacillus litoralis genome contains a region encoding:
- the pepF gene encoding oligoendopeptidase F: protein MSTYTSRKDVPIEEKWNLDDLYSDLKDWEKDYSTINEKVDELKQFDGNIHDGPSLYSFLKKKEEMSFTFNKLYAYAMLKVDEDTRETSSQSLLERAKQLSIKAGSSTSFFMPFLLSLKEETLKEYITLEQKLEYFEEDLWEAFRYKKHVLSKEQEEVISKLGEALSSPSHTFGMMNNADIKFGEVTSDDGEKVELTRGMYAKLIEDENREKRKEAYKAYYKPYLQLKNSIASTLSSAIKNNVTMAKLRNYPSALEKALFGDNVPREVYENLIETTKQNISSLHQYSRLRKQKLQLDELRQYDLSVPLVSGVKQEISYEKAYEIMCEALSPLGEDYIKTLKEFKEHRYLDVRETPGKRSGAYNLGVYGVHPYILLNHQDNLDSLFTLVHECGHGVHSKLSSLHQPQITARYSIFVAEVASTVNEVLLINYLLDKEENPDIRKHLVNHFIDQFKGTFFTQVMFAEFEMKTHEMAEKGMPLNVEVFNTTYEGLFREYYGDDVVFDEEVKYGWSRIPHFYRPFYVYKYATGFASAIHLATKILEGDEKTLHSYLEFLKSGSADYPLELLKSTGVDLTAPYPIENSLKKFKELVEEFSAL, encoded by the coding sequence ATGTCAACATATACTTCGAGAAAAGATGTTCCGATTGAGGAAAAATGGAATTTAGATGACCTTTATTCAGACCTGAAAGATTGGGAGAAAGACTACAGTACAATTAATGAAAAAGTAGATGAATTAAAGCAATTTGACGGAAACATTCATGACGGCCCATCACTTTACTCATTTTTAAAGAAAAAGGAAGAAATGTCTTTTACCTTTAACAAGCTTTATGCTTATGCGATGTTAAAGGTGGATGAAGATACACGGGAAACAAGTTCACAATCGCTGCTAGAACGTGCTAAACAACTGAGTATAAAAGCTGGCTCATCAACTTCTTTTTTTATGCCATTTCTTTTGAGCTTAAAAGAAGAAACATTAAAAGAATACATAACATTAGAACAAAAGCTTGAGTATTTTGAGGAAGACTTATGGGAAGCTTTTCGGTACAAAAAGCATGTATTAAGTAAAGAGCAAGAAGAAGTGATTTCAAAGCTTGGTGAAGCTCTATCTTCACCAAGTCATACATTTGGCATGATGAACAATGCTGATATCAAGTTTGGAGAAGTAACAAGCGATGATGGTGAAAAAGTTGAGTTAACAAGAGGCATGTATGCAAAATTAATCGAGGATGAAAATCGAGAAAAACGTAAAGAAGCATACAAAGCATATTATAAACCATATCTGCAACTCAAAAATTCTATCGCTTCAACTCTGTCATCAGCTATTAAAAACAATGTCACAATGGCAAAGTTACGAAACTATCCTTCTGCTTTAGAGAAAGCGTTATTTGGTGATAATGTTCCTAGAGAAGTATATGAAAATCTTATAGAAACAACGAAGCAAAATATCTCTTCTTTGCATCAATACTCTAGGCTACGTAAGCAAAAATTACAACTTGATGAACTTAGACAATATGATTTAAGTGTTCCATTAGTAAGTGGTGTAAAGCAAGAAATTTCATATGAAAAGGCATATGAAATCATGTGTGAAGCTCTTTCACCATTAGGGGAAGATTACATCAAAACACTAAAGGAATTTAAGGAACACCGATATCTTGATGTGAGGGAAACACCAGGTAAGCGCTCGGGTGCATATAACCTTGGAGTTTATGGAGTTCATCCGTATATTCTTTTAAATCATCAAGACAATTTGGACAGTTTGTTTACTTTGGTTCATGAATGCGGTCATGGTGTTCACAGCAAACTTAGCTCGTTACATCAACCACAAATCACAGCCCGGTACAGCATATTTGTTGCAGAAGTTGCTTCTACTGTTAACGAAGTACTATTAATTAACTACCTTTTAGATAAAGAAGAAAATCCAGATATACGAAAGCATCTGGTTAATCATTTTATTGATCAATTTAAAGGAACATTTTTTACACAAGTAATGTTTGCAGAATTTGAAATGAAAACACATGAAATGGCAGAGAAGGGAATGCCACTAAATGTAGAAGTCTTTAATACAACATATGAGGGGTTGTTCCGTGAATATTACGGAGATGATGTTGTGTTTGATGAAGAGGTAAAATACGGCTGGTCAAGAATTCCACATTTCTACCGTCCTTTTTATGTGTATAAATATGCGACAGGCTTTGCTTCAGCCATTCACCTTGCTACAAAAATTTTAGAAGGTGATGAAAAAACATTACATTCTTACTTGGAATTTTTAAAAAGTGGAAGTGCTGATTATCCATTGGAATTATTAAAGAGTACCGGTGTGGATTTAACTGCACCATATCCGATTGAAAACTCATTAAAGAAATTCAAGGAACTTGTTGAGGAATTTTCTGCTTTATAA
- a CDS encoding DUF3052 domain-containing protein: MAESNPLLKKLQFKDSGQPVLIVHHPNSYNDVISSFTGEVHNESKGHEYDFVQIFGTANDQLKSLAQESVQAVKEDGLFWICYPKKSSKTYKGSDCSRETVGGLLAAEGYEPVRQIAIDDDWSALRFRKAEKIKKMSRKFAVTDEGKQRTEQN; the protein is encoded by the coding sequence ATGGCAGAAAGTAATCCATTACTGAAAAAACTACAATTTAAAGATAGTGGACAACCAGTTCTCATTGTTCATCATCCTAATTCCTACAATGATGTAATTTCATCTTTTACAGGAGAAGTACATAACGAAAGCAAAGGCCATGAATATGATTTTGTCCAAATTTTTGGTACAGCAAATGATCAGTTGAAGTCGCTCGCACAAGAATCAGTACAAGCTGTTAAGGAAGATGGTTTATTCTGGATTTGTTACCCTAAAAAATCATCCAAAACATATAAGGGTTCTGACTGCAGCCGTGAAACAGTTGGTGGCTTATTAGCTGCCGAGGGATATGAACCGGTTCGGCAAATAGCCATAGATGACGATTGGTCAGCTTTACGGTTCCGTAAGGCTGAAAAGATAAAAAAGATGTCACGTAAATTTGCTGTAACTGACGAAGGAAAGCAGCGTACTGAGCAAAATTAA
- a CDS encoding enoyl-CoA hydratase, with product MNDKAIITEVNEGILKIELNRPKAANALSINMLKELQEVFELAKYDQSIRCIVITGSGEKVFCAGADLKERAEMDAIQVKKTVSLIRETVNELETLPQPVIAAINGAAFGGGLELALACDLRIASQTAKLGLTETSLGIIPGAGGTQRLPQLIGKGKSKELIFTARKIAAEEALQIGLVEYVEEPENLEGKALELANQIVQNAPIAITQAKKAINEGYHLDLTTGLSIEKAAYELTIPTRDRLEGLKAFKEKRRPHYIGE from the coding sequence ATGAATGACAAAGCGATCATAACAGAGGTAAATGAAGGTATTTTAAAGATTGAATTAAATCGCCCTAAAGCAGCAAATGCCTTGTCTATTAATATGTTAAAAGAACTTCAAGAAGTTTTTGAGCTTGCTAAATATGATCAAAGCATTAGATGCATTGTGATAACGGGATCTGGGGAGAAAGTATTCTGTGCAGGGGCGGATTTAAAGGAACGTGCTGAAATGGATGCTATTCAAGTGAAGAAAACAGTATCTTTGATTAGAGAAACAGTAAATGAACTAGAAACTTTACCTCAGCCTGTTATTGCAGCAATTAATGGAGCTGCATTTGGTGGAGGGCTAGAGCTGGCATTGGCCTGTGATCTAAGAATTGCTTCCCAAACTGCTAAACTTGGATTAACGGAAACATCGCTCGGAATCATTCCTGGTGCAGGGGGGACGCAAAGGTTGCCTCAGTTAATAGGAAAAGGAAAATCAAAAGAATTAATTTTCACAGCTAGAAAAATAGCAGCAGAAGAAGCGCTCCAAATTGGTTTAGTAGAATATGTTGAAGAGCCTGAAAATCTGGAAGGAAAGGCTCTTGAGCTAGCCAATCAAATTGTGCAAAACGCGCCAATTGCCATTACACAAGCGAAAAAAGCCATTAATGAAGGTTATCACCTTGATCTAACTACAGGACTTAGTATTGAGAAAGCAGCATATGAACTGACCATTCCAACAAGGGATCGCTTGGAGGGGTTAAAGGCATTTAAAGAAAAGCGAAGACCACATTATATAGGAGAATAA
- a CDS encoding acetyl-CoA carboxylase biotin carboxylase subunit, whose product MFKKILVANRGEIAVRIMRTCKALGITTVAVYSEADQDAPHRQFADEAYLVGGPRVADSYLKIETIIEIAKEVGAEAIHPGYGLLSENPEFARKCEEVGLIFVGPSPQVIASMGSKIEARKIMKQAGVPVVPGISTSLTNSEQAVKVANEIGYPIMLKASSGGGGIGMQIVRNDEEMVKAFEGNQKRAIAFFGNGEMYLEKYIENPRHIEIQLLADNKGNTVYLWERECSIQRRHQKIVEEAPSSFVDYQLRKKMGETAVQAAKAIGYKNAGTIEFLVDENKNFYFLEMNTRLQVEHPVTEEITGIDLVEEQLRIAAGELLRFSQEQIPIIGHSIEVRIYAEDPKTFYPSPGTITSLSLPEGDGIRHELGIHEKSMVTPYYDPMVAKLIVKGKVREDAINKLQLALSEYHVRGIKTNIPLLREIVEHAAFQSGDTTTNFLAKYFER is encoded by the coding sequence TTGTTCAAAAAAATACTTGTTGCAAATCGAGGAGAGATTGCTGTTCGAATTATGAGAACATGCAAAGCATTAGGCATCACAACGGTTGCCGTCTATTCTGAGGCAGATCAGGACGCTCCACACAGACAATTTGCTGATGAAGCATATTTGGTAGGTGGACCACGTGTGGCAGACAGTTATTTAAAGATCGAAACGATTATCGAAATTGCAAAAGAGGTGGGTGCTGAAGCTATTCATCCCGGCTATGGACTATTATCAGAAAATCCAGAGTTTGCTAGAAAATGTGAAGAAGTGGGACTTATTTTTGTTGGACCGTCTCCACAGGTAATTGCTAGCATGGGAAGTAAAATTGAAGCACGGAAAATAATGAAACAAGCCGGAGTACCAGTTGTTCCTGGTATTTCAACATCTTTAACCAATTCAGAACAGGCAGTTAAGGTTGCAAATGAAATTGGTTATCCAATCATGTTAAAGGCCTCTTCTGGTGGCGGTGGAATTGGCATGCAAATTGTTAGAAATGATGAGGAAATGGTAAAGGCTTTTGAAGGAAATCAAAAAAGAGCGATTGCATTTTTCGGCAACGGAGAGATGTATTTAGAAAAATACATTGAAAACCCAAGACATATTGAAATACAGCTTTTAGCAGATAACAAAGGAAATACTGTATATCTATGGGAACGAGAATGTTCAATCCAAAGAAGACATCAAAAAATAGTAGAAGAAGCTCCATCTTCTTTTGTAGACTATCAATTAAGAAAAAAAATGGGGGAAACAGCTGTTCAAGCTGCAAAGGCAATAGGCTATAAAAATGCAGGCACAATTGAGTTTTTAGTAGATGAAAACAAAAACTTTTATTTTCTTGAAATGAACACAAGATTACAGGTCGAACATCCTGTAACAGAAGAGATTACCGGAATTGATCTAGTCGAAGAACAGTTACGAATAGCGGCAGGAGAATTGTTGCGTTTTTCTCAAGAACAAATACCTATTATAGGACATTCCATTGAAGTTCGAATATATGCTGAAGATCCAAAAACCTTTTATCCCTCACCCGGGACTATTACTTCTCTTTCTTTACCAGAGGGAGATGGAATTAGGCACGAGCTTGGGATACATGAGAAGTCAATGGTTACCCCTTACTACGATCCGATGGTTGCAAAATTAATTGTTAAAGGAAAAGTTCGTGAGGATGCGATAAATAAACTGCAACTTGCGTTATCGGAATACCATGTTAGAGGCATTAAAACAAATATTCCTCTGCTTAGAGAAATTGTTGAACATGCTGCATTTCAATCAGGTGATACAACAACTAACTTTCTAGCAAAATATTTTGAGCGATAG
- a CDS encoding acyl-CoA dehydrogenase family protein — protein sequence MNFDLSKEQGMIRHMIHEFAYEQVAPEADERDRSGEFPENIFNKLAELGMMGLPFPEQYGGGDADTISFAIVVEELSRVCASTGITYSAHISLGAAPIFMFGTEQQKVDYLTPLCKGEYLGAFGLTEPNAGSDAAGTQTTAILKGNEWQLSGSKCFITNASYAKNLAITAVTDRSKGINGISAFLVPTNSKGFTVIDNYEKMGLHASNTTELILENVNIPRENLLGIEGNGYKQFLATLDGGRIGIGAMAVGIAQGAYEKALQYAKNRTQFGKNLSKFQAIQFKLADMAMNIEVARNMVYKAAWLKDKGRGFKTEAAMAKLFSSEICMKVCDQAIQIHGGYGYMKEYQVERFFRDAKLLEIGEGTSEVQRMVIAKQIGC from the coding sequence ATGAATTTTGACTTATCGAAAGAGCAAGGGATGATTCGTCACATGATTCATGAGTTTGCTTACGAACAAGTGGCCCCGGAAGCAGATGAAAGAGATCGTTCGGGGGAATTTCCAGAGAACATTTTTAACAAGTTAGCGGAATTAGGGATGATGGGTTTACCGTTTCCTGAGCAATATGGTGGTGGTGATGCTGACACAATTAGCTTTGCCATTGTTGTTGAGGAGTTGAGTAGAGTATGTGCTTCAACAGGTATAACGTATTCTGCGCATATTTCGTTAGGGGCCGCCCCCATATTTATGTTTGGAACAGAACAGCAGAAGGTAGACTATCTCACTCCATTATGTAAAGGTGAGTACTTAGGTGCCTTTGGCTTAACAGAACCAAATGCGGGATCAGATGCAGCAGGCACTCAGACAACAGCCATATTAAAGGGAAATGAGTGGCAGCTTTCAGGTTCAAAATGCTTTATTACAAATGCAAGCTATGCAAAAAATTTGGCCATCACAGCTGTGACAGATCGTTCAAAAGGGATAAATGGTATTAGTGCCTTTCTTGTCCCAACAAATTCTAAAGGTTTTACTGTAATCGATAATTACGAAAAAATGGGGTTACACGCGTCAAATACTACTGAATTAATTTTAGAAAATGTCAACATTCCAAGAGAAAACCTTCTTGGTATAGAGGGGAACGGCTATAAACAATTTTTGGCTACGCTTGATGGAGGAAGAATCGGAATTGGTGCAATGGCAGTTGGGATTGCACAGGGTGCTTATGAAAAAGCCCTTCAATATGCCAAAAATCGTACTCAGTTTGGAAAAAACTTATCTAAATTTCAGGCAATTCAATTTAAGCTAGCTGATATGGCAATGAATATTGAGGTTGCTCGTAATATGGTATATAAAGCTGCATGGCTTAAAGACAAAGGAAGAGGATTTAAAACCGAAGCGGCCATGGCAAAGCTATTTTCTTCTGAAATTTGTATGAAAGTATGTGATCAGGCCATTCAAATCCATGGTGGCTATGGCTACATGAAGGAATACCAAGTAGAAAGGTTTTTCCGTGATGCAAAATTATTGGAAATTGGTGAAGGAACATCAGAAGTTCAACGAATGGTTATTGCAAAACAAATTGGATGCTAA
- a CDS encoding acyl-CoA carboxylase subunit beta: protein MTLEKSLQERLEKIKKGGPDKYHEKNKEKGKLFVRDRLALLFDQGLETEDGLFANCLEETLPADGVVTGMGKVNGQTVCVLANDSTIKAGSWGARTVEKMIRIQETAEKLKVPLLYLVDSAGARITDQVEMFPGRRGAGRIFYNQVKLSGKIPQVCLLFGPSAAGGAYIPAFCDVLIMVDGNASMYLGSPRMAEMVIGEKVSLEEMGGAKMHCTTSGCGDILAKSEEEAIELARNYLSFFPANYTEKPPQLDLIPPKSFEKTLEEIIPTNQNAPFNMYDLIERIIDADSFFEIKKKFAPELITGFCRLNGQSVGIIANQPRVKGGVLFHDSADKAAKFITLCDAYHIPLLFLADIPGFMIGTKVERAGIIRHGAKMISAMAEATVPKISIIVRKAYGAGLYAMAGPAFEPDCCLALPTASIAVMGPEAAVNAVYANKIADLPEEERSQFIKEKRDEYRENIDIYRLASEMIIDGVIPANSLRSELITRFGLYRSKYVTFSTRKHPVYPV from the coding sequence GTGACACTTGAGAAATCCTTACAAGAAAGGCTAGAAAAAATAAAAAAGGGTGGACCGGATAAATATCATGAGAAAAATAAAGAAAAGGGCAAGTTGTTTGTTAGGGACAGACTGGCATTATTATTTGATCAAGGTCTAGAAACGGAAGACGGACTGTTCGCTAATTGTTTAGAGGAAACATTACCAGCCGATGGTGTTGTAACAGGAATGGGAAAAGTAAACGGTCAGACTGTATGTGTGTTGGCAAATGACTCAACAATAAAAGCGGGTTCATGGGGAGCAAGAACAGTAGAAAAAATGATCAGAATTCAAGAAACCGCTGAAAAATTAAAGGTACCCTTACTTTATCTTGTTGATTCAGCAGGAGCAAGAATTACAGACCAAGTGGAAATGTTCCCAGGACGAAGGGGAGCAGGAAGAATTTTTTATAACCAAGTAAAGTTGTCCGGAAAAATTCCTCAAGTTTGCTTACTGTTTGGTCCATCTGCAGCAGGAGGAGCTTATATCCCAGCTTTTTGCGATGTTTTGATTATGGTGGACGGAAATGCCTCCATGTACCTAGGCTCTCCACGAATGGCAGAAATGGTGATTGGTGAAAAAGTCTCCCTCGAGGAAATGGGTGGAGCAAAAATGCATTGCACAACGTCAGGCTGTGGAGATATACTAGCAAAATCTGAAGAAGAAGCAATCGAATTAGCCCGCAATTATCTCTCATTTTTTCCAGCAAATTATACAGAAAAACCACCACAATTAGATTTGATACCTCCAAAATCCTTTGAAAAAACATTAGAAGAAATCATACCTACTAACCAAAATGCACCTTTTAATATGTACGATCTTATTGAACGAATCATTGATGCTGATTCATTTTTTGAAATAAAGAAAAAGTTTGCTCCAGAACTTATTACAGGTTTTTGTCGTTTAAATGGTCAGTCAGTAGGTATTATCGCGAACCAGCCGCGTGTAAAGGGTGGAGTTTTATTTCATGATTCAGCAGATAAAGCGGCAAAATTTATTACATTATGTGATGCCTATCATATTCCATTACTTTTCTTAGCTGATATTCCTGGGTTTATGATTGGAACAAAGGTTGAACGAGCCGGAATTATCCGTCATGGAGCAAAAATGATTTCAGCTATGGCTGAGGCAACAGTTCCAAAAATATCGATTATCGTTCGTAAAGCATATGGTGCTGGATTGTATGCAATGGCAGGTCCTGCTTTTGAGCCAGATTGTTGCTTAGCGCTTCCTACTGCATCAATTGCTGTTATGGGACCTGAAGCGGCAGTAAATGCTGTTTATGCAAATAAAATTGCCGACCTTCCCGAGGAAGAACGATCACAATTTATAAAGGAAAAACGAGATGAATACCGTGAAAACATAGATATATATCGGTTGGCTTCTGAAATGATTATTGATGGAGTTATTCCTGCCAACTCACTAAGAAGTGAGTTAATTACAAGATTTGGTCTTTATCGTTCAAAGTATGTTACATTCTCAACACGAAAACACCCTGTTTATCCCGTATAA
- a CDS encoding hydroxymethylglutaryl-CoA lyase, whose protein sequence is MKWPQSVSIKEVGPRDGLQNEKKCISTEDKIQWINQLSHTGLSYIEITSFVHPKWIPALADAYSVAKGIKRVEGVTYAALVPNQKGLEKALDANIDEVSIFLSASETHNRKNINKSINETLAVLSDVVQESLTSGKSVRGYISTVFGCPYEGRVSLQKTMSICEELFEMGVYEVSLGDTIGVATPKQVQEVTNEMLKRFHSDKLAMHFHDTRGTALANVTASLCLGITRFDSSIGGLGGCPYAPGASGNVATDDLLYMLEGMEIVTGLSKDKIHNAALFIQERIGRSLASHSLQVYQAKPS, encoded by the coding sequence GTGAAGTGGCCACAATCAGTTTCAATTAAGGAAGTTGGCCCTCGTGATGGCTTGCAAAATGAGAAGAAATGTATTTCAACTGAAGATAAAATACAATGGATCAATCAACTTTCACATACAGGATTATCTTATATTGAAATTACATCATTTGTTCATCCAAAGTGGATTCCAGCTTTAGCTGATGCGTACTCTGTTGCAAAAGGAATTAAACGAGTTGAAGGTGTAACTTATGCTGCACTTGTCCCAAATCAAAAGGGTCTTGAAAAGGCTCTTGATGCAAACATAGATGAAGTATCTATCTTTCTTTCTGCAAGTGAAACACATAATCGTAAAAACATTAACAAATCAATTAATGAGACTTTAGCTGTTCTTAGTGATGTTGTACAAGAGTCTCTCACTTCCGGAAAGTCAGTTAGAGGCTATATATCAACGGTTTTTGGATGTCCATATGAGGGTCGGGTTTCGTTACAAAAAACAATGAGCATTTGTGAAGAGTTATTTGAAATGGGAGTTTATGAAGTATCTTTAGGTGATACGATTGGTGTTGCTACTCCCAAACAAGTACAAGAGGTTACCAACGAGATGTTAAAAAGGTTTCATTCGGATAAACTAGCGATGCATTTTCATGATACAAGAGGAACTGCGCTCGCAAATGTAACCGCTTCCTTGTGTTTAGGAATTACTCGATTTGACAGTTCTATTGGAGGACTTGGAGGGTGTCCCTATGCCCCGGGTGCATCGGGAAATGTCGCAACAGATGATTTACTATATATGTTAGAAGGAATGGAAATTGTAACAGGTTTATCTAAGGATAAAATCCACAATGCTGCTTTATTTATTCAAGAAAGAATTGGACGCTCATTAGCTAGTCATAGCCTACAAGTTTACCAGGCGAAGCCATCATAA
- a CDS encoding acetyl-CoA carboxylase biotin carboxyl carrier protein subunit has product MSHIQANMAGSVWKILVDVGEQVAEGQDVVILESMKMEIPIGAEENGVIKRINVNEGDFVNEGDVLVEYE; this is encoded by the coding sequence GTGAGTCACATACAAGCAAATATGGCCGGAAGTGTATGGAAAATACTAGTCGATGTAGGTGAACAAGTTGCAGAAGGTCAAGACGTAGTGATTTTAGAATCGATGAAAATGGAAATTCCGATAGGTGCTGAAGAAAATGGAGTGATAAAAAGAATTAATGTAAATGAAGGTGACTTTGTCAACGAGGGTGATGTATTGGTTGAATATGAATAG
- a CDS encoding YueI family protein — protein sequence MDRLDEYIQQGITGPREINPDERRKFLGTLRERVVVALTQSQVREKGTYSEVEELMKQNKEATLFLNGKMNYTYLSDYIKLANNVGNKYLISTDKEHETDLGLVLAYDYAVDKENIYITKKEDSQTPEQDTDDNRLVQFFKKLF from the coding sequence ATGGATCGTTTAGACGAATACATTCAACAAGGAATCACTGGTCCTCGTGAAATAAATCCAGATGAACGAAGGAAATTTCTTGGTACCTTAAGAGAAAGAGTGGTTGTTGCCTTAACACAATCTCAGGTTAGAGAAAAAGGGACCTATTCTGAAGTAGAAGAGTTAATGAAACAAAATAAAGAAGCGACATTATTTCTAAATGGAAAGATGAATTACACATATTTGTCTGACTATATTAAGCTTGCAAATAATGTTGGGAATAAATATCTCATATCAACAGATAAAGAGCATGAAACTGATTTAGGACTTGTTTTAGCCTATGATTATGCTGTTGATAAGGAAAATATATACATAACAAAAAAAGAGGATTCACAAACCCCTGAACAAGATACTGATGATAATCGCCTTGTTCAGTTTTTTAAGAAATTATTTTAA
- a CDS encoding ArsA family ATPase encodes MIKKEKILFVGGKGGVGKSTSAAAIALMLANLGEKTLLVSTDPAHNVGDIFHKTLKNDPIQVYPGLDALEIDPSIETRNYIKKVKENIRGVVKSHMQQEVYRQIDAASSTPGAEEASLFDRIVSIILDEGKAYDRIIFDTAPTGHTLRLLTLPELMSVWIDGMLERRKKRNETYTQLLNDGEPVEDPVFQVLQQRKTRFMNVRKILLNKNETSFIFILNPERLSIIETSKAVKTLADHDLHVSTLFINKILSQEVDGDFWQKRKKNEQDYLTWIEKEFKQQDKRYVPLFETDINSLKLLEGFSTYLNNHLKTT; translated from the coding sequence ATGATTAAGAAAGAAAAAATCTTGTTTGTTGGTGGCAAAGGCGGTGTTGGAAAATCAACAAGTGCTGCAGCAATCGCCTTAATGCTTGCAAATCTTGGGGAAAAAACCTTATTAGTGTCAACGGATCCAGCTCATAATGTTGGTGATATTTTTCACAAAACGCTTAAAAATGATCCAATTCAAGTGTATCCGGGTTTAGATGCGCTTGAAATTGATCCATCTATTGAAACTAGGAACTATATTAAAAAGGTTAAGGAAAACATACGTGGTGTTGTAAAGTCACATATGCAACAAGAGGTGTACCGGCAAATTGATGCAGCAAGCTCTACACCAGGTGCTGAGGAAGCCTCCCTATTTGACCGTATTGTTTCAATTATCCTTGATGAGGGAAAAGCATATGATCGAATAATTTTTGATACTGCTCCAACCGGGCATACGTTAAGATTATTAACACTTCCTGAGCTTATGAGCGTGTGGATTGATGGGATGCTTGAACGAAGAAAAAAACGTAACGAAACATATACACAGCTCTTGAATGATGGTGAGCCAGTAGAAGATCCTGTTTTTCAAGTTCTTCAGCAACGTAAAACGCGTTTTATGAATGTGAGAAAAATTCTTCTAAATAAGAATGAGACAAGCTTTATTTTTATATTAAACCCAGAGCGATTATCAATCATAGAAACGTCTAAAGCCGTCAAAACGCTAGCTGACCATGATTTACATGTTAGCACTCTTTTTATCAATAAAATTCTATCTCAAGAAGTTGATGGAGACTTTTGGCAAAAAAGAAAGAAAAATGAACAGGATTATCTTACTTGGATTGAAAAAGAGTTTAAGCAGCAGGATAAGCGTTATGTCCCTTTGTTTGAAACTGATATTAATTCTTTGAAACTTTTAGAAGGTTTTTCGACATACTTGAACAACCATTTAAAAACAACATAA
- a CDS encoding cory-CC-star protein, whose translation MIGLSSIKKILQLYDDILSVQHRTEIARELRDEDDLFLFLCLSETLGLPNPAFYYTLELYPYIIEKFHDWHLRMGMEKSPLDGIRCC comes from the coding sequence ATGATAGGACTTTCCTCCATTAAGAAAATACTTCAGCTATATGATGATATTCTCTCTGTTCAACACAGAACGGAAATAGCAAGAGAACTGAGAGATGAAGATGATTTGTTTTTATTTCTTTGTCTATCTGAAACGCTAGGACTTCCTAATCCAGCATTTTACTATACACTTGAGCTTTATCCTTATATAATTGAAAAATTTCATGATTGGCACTTGCGAATGGGAATGGAGAAGTCTCCATTAGATGGAATACGATGTTGCTAG